The Buteo buteo chromosome 3, bButBut1.hap1.1, whole genome shotgun sequence genome has a window encoding:
- the SCX gene encoding basic helix-loop-helix transcription factor scleraxis has translation MSFAMLRSAPSRYLYPEISMLSEDEENGSESSGSDEKPYHLDADGYGIKAGKRRSGKKPNRINREPRQRHTANARERDRTNSVNTAFTALRTLIPTEPADRKLSKIETLRLASSYISHLGNVLLVGEACGDGQPCHTTPAFYHHGGGSPPARDTENSQPKQICTFCLSNQRKLSKDRDRKTAIRS, from the exons ATGTCCTTTGCCATGCTGCGCTCGGCCCCCAGCCGGTACCTGTACCCCGAGATCAGCATGTTGTCCGAGGACGAGGAGAACGGCAGCGAGAGCTCCGGCTCGGACGAGAAGCCCTACCACTTGGACGCCGACGGCTACGGCATCAAGGCCGGCAAGCGCAGGAGCGGCAAGAAACCCAACCGGATCAACAGGGAGCCCCGGCAGCGTCACACGGCCAACGCGCGGGAGCGTGACCGCACCAACAGCGTCAACACCGCCTTCACCGCCCTCCGCACCCTCATCCCCACCGAGCCGGCCGACAGAAAGCTCTCCAAGATCGAGACCTTGAGACTGGCCTCCAGCTACATCTCCCACCTGGGCAAcgtgctgctggtgggggagGCGTGCGGGGACGGGCAGCCCTGCCACACCACCCCTGCCTTCTACCACCacggcggcggcagcccccccgcccgcgACACCGAGAACTCCCAGCCCAAACAGATCTGCACTTTCTGCCTCAGCAACCAGAGGAAGCTG AGTAAAGACCGAGACAGGAAGACGGCGATTCGGAGCTAG